One segment of Streptomyces sp. NBC_01463 DNA contains the following:
- a CDS encoding SulP family inorganic anion transporter — MLSPARSLKELTAPVRSPKVLRTEVLAGLVVALALIPEAISFSIIAGVDPRIGLFASFTMAVTISVVGGRPAMISAATGAVALVIAPLNREHGFGYLVAAVILGGLFQIVLGALGVARLMRFVPRSVMVGFVNALAILIFMAQVPEMHDVPWAVYPLIVGGLALMVFFPKLTKAVPAPLVSIAILTAITVGAAIAVPTVGDKGALPSSLPVPGLPDVPFTMETLTTIAPYALAMALVGLMESLMTAKLVDEITDTRSSKTRESVGQGIANVVTGFFGGMGGCAMIGQTMINVRVSGARTRLSTFLAGAFLMVLCIVFGPIVSDIPMAALVAVMVMVSVGTFDWHSVAPATLRRMPLGETGVMVITVACVVATHNLAIGVVVGTLCAMVVFARRVAGVAQVTSVTDPEGDSVLYAVTGELFFASSNDLVTRFDYAGDPARVVIDLSAAHVWDASSVAALDTVTARYAQRGKTVEIIGLNQDSARIHGTLSGELAAGH; from the coding sequence CTGCTCTCCCCCGCACGGTCGCTGAAGGAACTGACCGCCCCCGTCCGGTCGCCGAAGGTGCTGCGTACCGAGGTCCTGGCAGGTCTGGTCGTCGCGCTGGCCCTCATACCCGAGGCGATCTCCTTCTCGATCATCGCCGGTGTCGACCCCCGCATCGGCCTCTTCGCCTCGTTCACCATGGCCGTCACCATCTCCGTCGTGGGCGGCCGGCCCGCGATGATCTCGGCCGCGACGGGCGCGGTGGCCCTCGTCATCGCCCCGCTCAACCGCGAGCACGGGTTCGGGTATCTCGTCGCCGCGGTCATCCTCGGCGGCCTCTTCCAGATCGTGCTGGGCGCACTGGGCGTGGCACGGCTGATGCGTTTCGTGCCGCGCAGCGTCATGGTCGGCTTCGTGAACGCCCTGGCGATCCTGATCTTCATGGCGCAGGTCCCCGAGATGCACGACGTGCCGTGGGCCGTCTATCCGCTGATCGTGGGCGGCCTCGCCCTGATGGTGTTCTTCCCGAAGCTGACGAAGGCCGTGCCGGCGCCGCTGGTCTCCATCGCGATCCTCACCGCGATCACCGTCGGTGCCGCGATCGCGGTGCCGACGGTCGGCGACAAGGGCGCCCTGCCGTCCTCCCTGCCGGTGCCGGGACTGCCGGACGTCCCGTTCACCATGGAGACGCTGACGACGATCGCGCCGTACGCGCTGGCGATGGCCCTGGTGGGGCTGATGGAGTCGCTGATGACGGCGAAGCTCGTCGACGAGATCACCGACACCCGTTCCAGCAAGACGCGCGAGTCGGTCGGCCAGGGCATCGCCAACGTGGTGACCGGGTTCTTCGGCGGTATGGGCGGCTGCGCGATGATCGGCCAGACGATGATCAACGTACGCGTGTCGGGCGCGCGGACGCGGCTGTCCACCTTCCTGGCCGGTGCGTTCCTGATGGTGCTCTGCATCGTCTTCGGCCCCATCGTCTCGGACATCCCGATGGCCGCGCTGGTCGCCGTGATGGTGATGGTGTCGGTGGGTACGTTCGACTGGCACTCGGTCGCACCGGCGACGCTGCGCCGGATGCCCCTCGGCGAGACCGGCGTCATGGTGATCACCGTGGCGTGCGTGGTCGCCACCCACAACCTGGCCATCGGCGTGGTGGTGGGCACGCTCTGCGCGATGGTCGTCTTCGCCCGTCGGGTCGCCGGGGTCGCACAGGTCACCTCGGTGACGGACCCGGAGGGCGACAGCGTGCTCTACGCCGTCACCGGCGAGCTGTTCTTCGCCTCCTCGAACGACCTGGTCACGCGGTTCGACTACGCGGGCGATCCGGCCCGCGTCGTCATCGACCTGTCGGCCGCCCACGTCTGGGACGCCTCCTCCGTGGCCGCCCTGGACACGGTCACCGCGAGGTACGCGCAGCGGGGCAAGACGGTGGAGATCATCGGCCTCAATCAGGACAGCGCCCGGATCCACGGCACCTTGAGCGGCGAGCTGGCCGCGGGTCACTGA
- a CDS encoding DUF6328 family protein: MSPTPEGDSGEDGAWGRRRETPEQRADRRWTDLLQELRVAQTGVQILFGFLLAVVFQPRFTDLSDTDRTIYVVTVMFGSATAGALIGPVSYHRLLTGRRMKPETVTWASRLTVIGLVLLFCTMCSALLLILRVALHNALALWLVGGMALWFLVCWFVFPAWALARSRPGPRREK, from the coding sequence GTGAGCCCGACACCCGAGGGGGACAGTGGCGAGGACGGTGCGTGGGGACGCCGCCGCGAGACGCCCGAGCAACGGGCGGACCGCCGGTGGACCGATCTGCTCCAGGAACTGCGCGTCGCCCAGACCGGCGTGCAGATCCTCTTCGGCTTCCTGCTCGCCGTCGTCTTCCAGCCGCGCTTCACGGACCTCTCCGACACCGACCGCACGATCTACGTCGTCACGGTGATGTTCGGGTCGGCCACCGCGGGGGCGCTCATCGGGCCGGTCTCGTACCACCGGCTGCTGACCGGGAGGCGGATGAAACCGGAGACGGTCACCTGGGCGTCGCGCCTCACCGTGATCGGGCTGGTCCTGCTGTTCTGCACGATGTGCTCGGCGCTCCTGCTGATCCTCCGGGTGGCGCTGCACAACGCCCTCGCCCTGTGGCTGGTCGGCGGGATGGCGCTGTGGTTCCTGGTCTGCTGGTTCGTGTTCCCGGCCTGGGCGCTGGCCCGCTCCCGGCCCGGACCACGACGGGAGAAGTGA
- a CDS encoding DUF6479 family protein encodes MDVSDGALNSLAITLADGRSATGWVMAVVGVVLVAVLIGAVWLGRRRRAEELPPPRPDEQPVVPDHRAHVEEHDVHGDDSFPADGRGLSPYELGDHGSGTAHRDDEERRD; translated from the coding sequence ATGGACGTATCGGATGGAGCCCTGAATTCCCTCGCCATCACCCTCGCGGACGGACGGAGCGCGACAGGGTGGGTGATGGCCGTGGTCGGCGTGGTCCTGGTGGCCGTGCTGATCGGCGCCGTCTGGCTGGGCAGGCGGCGTCGGGCCGAGGAGTTGCCCCCTCCCCGGCCCGACGAGCAGCCGGTGGTGCCCGATCACCGCGCCCACGTCGAGGAGCACGACGTCCATGGCGACGACAGCTTCCCCGCCGACGGCCGGGGGCTCTCGCCGTACGAGCTCGGTGATCACGGCAGCGGGACCGCCCACCGGGACGACGAGGAGCGGCGCGACTGA
- a CDS encoding NADP-dependent succinic semialdehyde dehydrogenase: MPIATVNPANGETLRTFDALGADEIERRLAAADAAFREYRTTGFGERSRLLNRAADLLDEDQQDIARTMTLEMGKPVKAARAEAAKCAKAMRWYAAHAEELLADEHPSPADVKDAGASRAYVHYRPLGTVLAVMPWNFPLWQVVRFAAPALMAGNTGLLKHASNVPQTALYLGDLFHRAGFPAGCFQTLLVGSGAVEAILRDRRVAAATLTGSEPAGRAVAAVAGDEVKHTVLELGGSDPFLVLPSADVAKAARTAVTARVQNNGQSCIAAKRFIVHTQVYEEFAERFTVGMRDLAVGDPLEESTDIGPLATEQGRTDLEELVDDALGKGAGALCGGGRPEGLTGGLERGWFYAPTVLGGITPAMRIHHEETFGPVATLYRAGSLDEAVELANDTPFGLSSNVWTRDAEESRRCVRDLEAGGVFFNGMTASHPALPFGGVKRSGYGRELAGHGIREFCNATTVWYGA, from the coding sequence ATGCCCATCGCAACGGTCAACCCCGCGAACGGCGAGACGCTCAGGACGTTCGACGCACTGGGGGCGGACGAGATCGAGCGGCGGCTCGCCGCGGCGGACGCCGCATTCCGGGAGTACCGCACCACCGGATTCGGTGAGCGGTCACGGCTGCTGAACCGGGCCGCCGACCTGCTCGACGAGGACCAGCAGGACATCGCCCGCACCATGACCCTGGAGATGGGGAAACCGGTCAAGGCCGCCCGGGCCGAGGCCGCGAAGTGCGCCAAGGCCATGCGCTGGTACGCCGCCCACGCCGAGGAGCTCCTCGCCGACGAGCATCCCTCGCCCGCCGACGTGAAGGACGCCGGTGCGTCCCGTGCCTACGTCCACTACCGCCCCCTGGGCACGGTGCTCGCCGTGATGCCGTGGAACTTCCCCCTCTGGCAGGTCGTACGGTTCGCGGCCCCCGCGCTCATGGCCGGGAACACGGGCCTGCTCAAGCACGCGTCGAACGTGCCGCAGACGGCCCTGTACCTGGGCGACCTGTTCCACCGGGCCGGCTTCCCGGCGGGCTGCTTCCAGACCCTCCTGGTGGGCTCCGGGGCCGTCGAGGCGATCCTGCGCGACCGCCGGGTGGCCGCGGCAACCCTGACCGGCAGCGAACCCGCCGGCCGCGCCGTCGCGGCCGTCGCCGGCGACGAGGTCAAGCACACCGTCCTGGAACTCGGCGGCAGCGACCCCTTCCTCGTCCTGCCATCGGCCGACGTCGCCAAGGCGGCCCGTACGGCCGTGACGGCCCGGGTCCAGAACAACGGGCAGTCCTGCATCGCCGCCAAGCGGTTCATCGTGCACACCCAGGTGTACGAGGAGTTCGCCGAGCGCTTCACCGTGGGCATGCGCGACCTCGCCGTCGGCGATCCGCTGGAGGAGTCCACCGACATCGGCCCGCTCGCCACCGAGCAGGGGCGCACCGATCTGGAGGAGCTCGTCGACGACGCGCTGGGGAAGGGGGCCGGCGCCCTGTGCGGCGGCGGCCGGCCCGAGGGCCTGACGGGCGGCCTGGAGCGGGGCTGGTTCTACGCCCCCACGGTCCTTGGCGGCATCACGCCCGCCATGCGCATCCACCATGAGGAGACCTTCGGTCCCGTCGCCACGCTCTACCGGGCCGGCAGCCTCGACGAGGCCGTGGAGCTGGCCAACGACACGCCGTTCGGGCTCAGTTCCAACGTCTGGACCCGGGACGCCGAGGAGAGCAGGCGCTGCGTCCGCGATCTGGAGGCGGGCGGTGTCTTCTTCAACGGCATGACGGCCTCGCACCCCGCACTGCCGTTCGGCGGGGTGAAGCGCTCCGGCTACGGACGTGAGCTCGCCGGCCACGGCATCCGCGAATTCTGCAACGCCACGACCGTCTGGTACGGAGCCTGA
- a CDS encoding VOC family protein: MASAPAPLTGSAAPCWVNLMTLGLESAQEFYGPVMGWTFRPGKLGQEFSVARRGDVPVAGIGAVASTFRVAVAWTPYFAVRDADVAAARIRERSGTVAVGPLGLGKGRGALAADRDGAGFGIWERTEPATSPPAPDGHAHAWLRLRTRSAFDAAIFYGEVLDWASGRPGACEVTYVKDEVIVECGGRQLARISSDAVEAAPDPLVRPHWQVIFPVDDVPAAVAAARERGGSLVEELTGPEGREATLIDPDGGLVTLTDVHTSAATGTA, from the coding sequence ATGGCATCCGCGCCCGCGCCGCTGACCGGCTCGGCCGCGCCCTGCTGGGTCAATCTGATGACCCTCGGCCTGGAGTCGGCCCAGGAGTTCTACGGCCCGGTGATGGGCTGGACGTTCCGGCCGGGCAAGCTCGGCCAGGAGTTCTCGGTCGCCCGCCGCGGCGACGTACCGGTGGCCGGGATCGGCGCCGTGGCCAGTACGTTCCGCGTCGCGGTGGCGTGGACGCCCTACTTCGCCGTCCGGGACGCCGATGTGGCCGCTGCCCGGATCCGGGAGCGCAGCGGCACGGTGGCGGTGGGCCCGCTGGGGCTGGGCAAGGGGCGCGGCGCGCTGGCCGCCGACCGCGACGGTGCGGGGTTCGGCATCTGGGAACGGACCGAGCCGGCGACTTCGCCGCCGGCCCCGGACGGCCATGCGCACGCCTGGCTGCGGCTGCGCACCCGGAGCGCGTTCGACGCGGCGATCTTCTACGGCGAGGTCCTGGACTGGGCCAGCGGGCGTCCCGGCGCCTGTGAGGTGACGTACGTGAAGGACGAGGTGATCGTGGAGTGCGGCGGCCGCCAGCTGGCCCGCATCAGCTCGGACGCGGTCGAGGCGGCGCCCGATCCGCTCGTCCGCCCGCACTGGCAGGTCATCTTCCCGGTGGACGACGTCCCCGCGGCTGTCGCGGCGGCGCGTGAGCGCGGCGGTTCGCTGGTCGAGGAGCTGACCGGGCCCGAGGGCCGCGAGGCGACCCTGATCGACCCCGACGGCGGGCTCGTCACGCTGACGGACGTCCACACATCGGCGGCCACCGGTACGGCGTGA
- a CDS encoding ATP-binding protein produces the protein MTVPLDRHYLVELQVSAERVSQLRRIVAAHLRHWSLELHIRPVCRAVEELLTNVQRHVGDDNTCVLELRWSGRHLTVSVADNGSDMPRLLHEGGGLSRVMALSDSWGTCRTAEGKVVWFTRYAQEPQLIELVPLPPLPGVREFRRPPAVVTDLPAAAPVRTDALALV, from the coding sequence ATGACCGTTCCACTCGACCGGCACTATCTGGTCGAACTCCAGGTATCGGCAGAGCGTGTGTCCCAGCTGCGACGGATCGTCGCCGCACACCTCCGTCACTGGAGTCTCGAACTCCACATCCGGCCCGTGTGCCGGGCTGTGGAGGAGCTGCTGACCAACGTCCAGCGGCACGTCGGTGACGACAACACCTGTGTCCTCGAACTCCGCTGGTCCGGACGGCACCTCACGGTCTCCGTCGCCGACAACGGTTCCGACATGCCGCGGCTGCTCCACGAGGGCGGCGGCCTCAGCCGGGTCATGGCGCTCAGCGACAGCTGGGGCACCTGCCGGACCGCCGAGGGCAAGGTCGTCTGGTTCACCCGGTACGCGCAGGAGCCGCAGCTCATCGAGCTGGTGCCGCTGCCGCCGCTGCCCGGGGTCCGCGAGTTCCGCCGGCCGCCGGCCGTCGTCACGGACCTTCCCGCGGCGGCCCCGGTCCGGACCGACGCCCTCGCCCTCGTCTGA
- a CDS encoding GNAT family N-acetyltransferase, translating into MRSGITSRGRGALGEEVGIRRATARDAKRLTRLVRTSRAYEGPYAPMVAGYRVGHDYVETHRVFVAVGETTGRLLGFYSLILDPPELDLMFVADAAQGAGIGRLLIGHLRDEAGAAGLTDVRIVSHPPAEGFYTEVGARRTGTVRAAPPAVMWDRPELVLPVA; encoded by the coding sequence ATGAGATCAGGCATTACGTCGCGGGGGCGCGGGGCGCTGGGCGAAGAGGTGGGGATCCGGCGGGCCACCGCCCGGGACGCGAAGCGGCTGACCCGGCTGGTGCGGACCTCCCGCGCCTACGAGGGCCCGTACGCACCCATGGTGGCGGGCTACCGGGTGGGCCACGACTACGTCGAGACGCACCGGGTCTTCGTGGCCGTGGGGGAGACCACCGGACGGCTGCTCGGGTTCTACTCCCTGATCCTCGACCCGCCCGAACTCGATCTCATGTTCGTCGCCGACGCCGCGCAGGGCGCCGGTATCGGGCGCCTGCTCATCGGACACCTGCGGGACGAGGCGGGCGCGGCCGGACTCACCGATGTGCGCATCGTGTCGCATCCGCCCGCCGAGGGCTTCTACACGGAGGTGGGCGCCAGGCGGACGGGAACCGTCCGGGCCGCGCCGCCCGCGGTCATGTGGGACCGCCCCGAACTGGTGCTGCCCGTCGCCTGA